The DNA window AATAAATTTAAGGCTGACTTTGGAGGGCAAATCGTTGCTCTGGAACGCGTGCAGCAGTCTGCAGATCACGTACCTCACaggttcgttttttttttttttttcctttttaattgataagATAAACAAGGtagaattatttgttttcttatgtaTGTTGCACTtggagtttttattattttagtgttCAATGCAACCTCAAGCTATCCTTAGAGCGGTGTAAATATAATGGGATTTGGATGAATTGGAGCGTTTCTGTTTATGTAGAATTTGAATGAGGTTTTGACTGTGCCTATGTGGGTGAACATTTGTTCAAGGAGTGCTTGTTGATTTTGGGCTTATGTTATGgcttctttgctttttttttgggggggtttgTGAAGGTACTTATTGGCAGAAGCAGGCGACACGCTATTTGCTTCATTTATTGGAACAAAGCAGTACAAGTAAGTATTGTGGATATTTTGTGGGTTGGATGTTGAAAGATCTTTTGGTTCTGAGAAGGtgattttgtttattgaaattGTTATGACTAGGGATGTCATGACCGATGCAAATATACTGCAAGGTGCTATATTTCATGAGGATACTGGAGAGGATACTGTCCGGATGGATGTTGTTGAATCTGGCCAATGTGAAAGCCAGAAGGATAGTGGTGAAAATTGTTTGAATGCTTCccaatcaaaaccaaaacaactaaaagatcaaattaagcCTGCTGCCCATCGAGTAAGTTTGCAATCTATCATTTTCAAAACCTTTCAATATGGTTCAATTGTATACCCCAATGTCTTTTGACTGTTATGATCTAGTATACTGCGTTTCTCAATTATATCATTGACTTTAGCTGTCCATGTTCTGGTGCAGATTTATACTTATCTactgttttgattttttcctcttaaattttATCTTAGGGTTTCATGGCTCGTGCTAAGGGGATTCCTGCTTTAGAATTGTACAAGCTTGCTCAGAAGAAGAATCGAAAACTTGTATTATGTGGACATTCACTCGGTGGAGCTGTAAGTTTGACTGGCTTGCTCTGTAAGCTTCAGTGGATTAATTGCTTTGGTTTTGTATTTCTCATATTCTCCTGTTCTGTCTTTTTCAGGTGGCAGCTTTAGCTACCCTTGCCATTCTGAGGGTCATTGCTGCATCCTCACCAtcgaaagaaaatgaaagaatccAGGTTAAATGCATCACATTTTCTCAACCCCCAGTTGGGAATGCTGCTTTACGAGAGTACGCTCCATTTCACCTCTTTGATTGCCATCTCTCTCACATgatgaaataattgaaaatctAGATACACCTTTTTGTTCGCTCTCTTCTgcaaaaaatgttaatttatgatatcctctctcctctctcaaatcTCATTCAGTTATGTCCATAAAAAAGGCTGGCAACACCATTTTAAGAGTTACTGCATACCAGAGGATTTGGTGCCCCGCATCCTATCTCCTGcttattttcatcattataaCGCTCAACCTTTGTCAAAAAATGCCGAGGTTGAAAGTTCCAGTGGAATTACGTCAAAACATgaggaaagaacagaaaaaccaAGGGCACAGAAGCCAAAAGAGAATGAGGGGGAGCAGTTGGTTATGGGCTTAGGCCCTGTGCAGACTTCTTTTTGGAGACTTGCAAAACTTGTGCCTTTAGAAGGTTTTCGAAGGCAATATAATAAATACAATGGAAAACAAGTTGATCCTATAGAAGCAACATCAGCAGCTAATTCTGCAAGACCTTCAATCGAGAATGTAGCTGAACCGCAATCTCTTGAAATCCAAGAGGGTTCTGATGGCATATCTCTTAAGCCATTATCTGACAGTAATAATGGGCTGCCAAACGAGGCAATGACTGGAAAAGTGGCTGAAAAAACTAATGCTAAAAGTGAGAATAAAAGGAACTGGAATAGAGTACCTTATTTGCCTTCATATGTCCCATTTGGTCAGGTAATTACATGAACTgatactttattttatattgcttTCTGGTTGGTATTTTTTTTGGACATGTTAACATGCTTGAGAGATGAAATATGAATGAACTGTAAAAACATTATCGGTAATTGATTGGTTTTGGTTTCTGTTCCTTTCATTAATGGGTTCCATTAGCATGTTTGGATGAGTgccctttaattttctttgatacTTTCAAAAGATAGTATGTAATAGTGTGATGAGGGGTATTCCTCCTTGGACTAGTCTTCTGTGTTTTTCCGTTAACGTACATTCTTGAACAAAAACTTTGCTACTTTGCTTCCCTCCTTtgttctataaattttatttctcaaaatatGGTTTTCAGTTGCTTAGGCTCCTTTGCTTCAGTGTTTCCCTTACATAACAGGCATTGATTATCACTGTTGTTTCCTTTTGTTGGTTCATGATCTCAGCTAGCATGACTATTAAGATAGATAGGTCACTAGGGATTTCTTTGGTGAGGAGGGAGAAGTAATGATACTTTTGAACAGTTTGCAATTATGCTAGAATTGTGGTCTTATCTTGGCATATGAGCTTGCTTGGGAATATTAGTCCTTTTGGATATGTCGCCCTGGAAATTTCATATAATCCAACATCAAGTAAATTGGTTTACGCACTCAACCTCTTAACCCAATTTTGCTAAACCAGTTGATGGAGGCAAGCAATTGGTGGTACATTTGAATACGAACACCTTGTTGGATTTCTAATCTGTATCCCATCAAGATGTGCATCAATCCTCAACCACCGTTGTGGAATGTGAGGAAGTGCCAACATTCTAGCTGTTTACTTCCctggtttttcatttttatgtaAAGAGCACCTAAGTTTCTAGTGCAGTTAAATGCGGTCTCTGCTCTTATTTCCTTCACCCTAGTTGTGCGGTTCCTTGTCATGATACCCAAGCCTAAGTTTGAGTTGGATTTAACCAAATACAACTAAAAAGTTCACCacagaaagggaaaaaaatcaactggCAGTGGATATTTAGTTCAAGGCATCTGTTATTTGTCCTGCAAGGTGGCCTCAGTTTAAGTATATGACTGTGgtgtttcattttattatttgattgaataaaaaggcTGTACATAGTTAAGGTCTTCCATCGTAGGGTCATGGGAGGGGAATTTTGGAAACAGTTTTTCTTATAGGGTATATTTGATGAGTATACACCTGACAGGACAAAATTATCTCATTGGGGAGGTGACATGGAATTCTGGCTACAGGAGGGTACAAAACTTGTCTTTTGTCCTTTTCCATGCATGCACCAATAACAAGTGCATTTGAAGTGTCATGGTTGTCCTATACCATCAGATATTCCAAACACCACATTAATTGTTATGCATGAATTACCTGCTCTTGAAAATTGAATCTACACccttgtggttgtggttgtggttgtcaGCCACATATTTTACCATTGCACCAATGAGTGGTCTCTTATCTCAGAGAAGTCATAGTTTCCATGGCTCATCTTGCTCAGTAATGAATTATTAACAAAGATATTTCATTCATGCCAGCTCTTTCTCTTGGGGAACTCATCAGTGGAATTATTGTCGGGTACAGAGTACTCTAAATTGACATCGGTACGAGTCCCTTTGCTTACCCCATTTGTTTTCACTCCagctttttttttgtgataggATTTTTGAACATCATGATAAATTGCACAATTTTTAGTAGTGTTTTGTGCACCAGTATCTGCTGAAGCCAGGAGGTAAAAACTCTGGGATCTCtcattttgtttgctttcttctGGCAAAGACATTTTCAGGTCAGATCTGTGATTGCTGAGCTAAGGGAACGACTTCAATCACATTCAATGAAGTCATATAGGTTTCGATTTCAAAGGTACCATATTGTTGTCCGCTGAAGATTACTTGGTGTATTTGAAAAACTTAAACTGCAATTTCAGCTGGTGTGATTTTTTCACCTGGATTGATAGTATCAATCATATCAGCTGGCTTGCGCATGTTCCATTCCCTCACATATGCAACCATCATTATGCCTAGATTTATAGTTGTACTTGTATGCTTTATCAGTTTCAGCTTTAATTTCACATGATGCAGCTGCAGTTCTAATTTAGTTGCAACTTTCTGCTATAGGAAATTCTGCAGATGTTTTACTCTTCTTTGAATGCTCttctctttctcatttttttcccctttacctctctcttctttctttggaCAACTAAAATGGAATGCAAAGAACTCTTCACATAGCATCAGATTCAAGGCTAAAAGTTGTCCAGCATTATCATAACTTGTGAGCAGGTGTCATTTGGGAGAAAAATTAGTTGTGAAgctgaaaaatacaataatttttacCAACAGAAATGTAATGCAAGGTTATCAATCGAACCAGGTTCATTGCCAATCAGGAGGAGAAGTTCAGTGATTTCCTACCTCCTCTCTAGTTACGTGTCATGTTTGggatattagaaataaactGGAGTTTGAGAGTTTTGTTAATCCAGTAATATTGTCTCTTGTTTCTGAAATGGGACTTCCCATTGATTAGAATCCAACTCTTTTGAAGATGAAAGGAAGCATGCTCCATATCACTTTTTGTGGTTAATAGCTCATTGATGTTGTGAACAAGCAAATATTCAAGCCCCAATCTGTTGGCAAGTTATGCTACCTggaattttgaattcaatttaattccaaCACTGGAATTTTCACTCAGTAACAAATGGTAGTGGTGTCAACATAGGGGTAGGGCTTTGtcattcttttccaaaaaaaggAGGTTTCAGGTTGTTGCTCATATATCTAAATGATTGCTTGTAGATGTATTTAATGCTCATCTTTTTCATAGGCACTCTTCCTTTTGTCTCCTTCTATATCAATAGTTTGGTGGCATGGTAGAAATGTAGTGGTCATGTCCTCACCTTCCCTCTAGAAATCAGTAATCCAATTGTAGGGGAAGTTTGTAACCAGCTGTGTTTTGGGgttatgtttattttgtttagggaCTTGGTAGTTGAGAACAGTTCTGTAAGTagaaagattaaagaaaaacagaatTAAACCTACTAGCCTCACACTAGTAGATTCAAGGAATTTCCTTACCTAAGCTTCTCACCTAGGGTTTAAGGATTCACTCCTTAATGAAAGCATCACTCTCAAAGCAAAAGGCCacactttattaataataattcacTGATGCTCAAATTAAAACGTTATAAGCATATTTATAGGTTTGAGTTATTCGTATTCCTACTTGGCATGGATTTGTAAATAAGAATCATAACTATTTCTATTTGACCAATTAAGAGAAACctgaataagaaattaattttcccAAGTAAAAGGTGCTCAACATTTCTTAAATTGCTAGCAAATATTTGTCTTCGCagaatttttttccaaaattacaaATCTGCCATTGCCTAAATTACTAGGCCACATCATTCTTGGAACAGGAAAACATGGTTTCTAGATGGTTGGATTGTAAAGCAGCTAGATTGCTCATACATCTGCATTATGTTTTGGAATTTGGAAATTCTTCTCTTACATGCaagtttctttttgttaaaattggCATGAGATGCATATTTTCTCCCATTTATTGTGTGCAGAATCTATGATATGTGCATGGGGGATGGCACATCATCTTTCCTAGGAATTGAGCAACTGCCTCAATTTCCGAATTTGCAACAGTGGCTTGGGCTTGCAGTTGCTGGTGCTGTAGAGCTTGCACATATTGTGGATTTACCAGTTATTCGCACAGCTACTTCAATTGTTCCTCTTGGATGGAGTGGTATTCCTGATGATAAGAATGGAGAGCCCTTAAAAGTTGATATCACGGGTTTTAGGTTGCACCTTTGTAATCTGGTTCATGCTCAAGTAAATGGTAACTGGTATTGTCCTTGTCTGCcccctattttctttttcatgcaaTATAGAATTTTCAAGAGGTTATCTTGAGCATCCAATATGGGGCTAAACAGTGTTTAGAACTTCAAGTTTTCAGTACATCTATACAACCTAATCACATAATGCTTGCATACGTTTTTTTTCATTCGATAAATGATGTCGTTCTATTCATTTGGCATCTTATCATATCATGATTCCTTTCA is part of the Populus trichocarpa isolate Nisqually-1 chromosome 2, P.trichocarpa_v4.1, whole genome shotgun sequence genome and encodes:
- the LOC7459509 gene encoding uncharacterized protein LOC7459509 isoform X2, which produces MDSIQNRVEAWIRDQRARILKVSWGPLQWRMRWPPWINGDEREHRKIIQQEYELRKKQLHDLCNAVKAESVADLQDILCCMVLSECVYKRPADEMVRVVNKFKADFGGQIVALERVQQSADHVPHRYLLAEAGDTLFASFIGTKQYKDVMTDANILQGAIFHEDTGEDTVRMDVVESGQCESQKDSGENCLNASQSKPKQLKDQIKPAAHRGFMARAKGIPALELYKLAQKKNRKLVLCGHSLGGAVAALATLAILRVIAASSPSKENERIQVKCITFSQPPVGNAALRDYVHKKGWQHHFKSYCIPEDLVPRILSPAYFHHYNAQPLSKNAEVESSSGITSKHEERTEKPRAQKPKENEGEQLVMGLGPVQTSFWRLAKLVPLEGFRRQYNKYNGKQVDPIEATSAANSARPSIENVAEPQSLEIQEGSDGISLKPLSDSNNGLPNEAMTGKVAEKTNAKSENKRNWNRVPYLPSYVPFGQLFLLGNSSVELLSGTEYSKLTSVRSVIAELRERLQSHSMKSYRFRFQRIYDMCMGDGTSSFLGIEQLPQFPNLQQWLGLAVAGAVELAHIVDLPVIRTATSIVPLGWSGIPDDKNGEPLKVDITGFRLHLCNLVHAQVNGNWCSTTVESFPSAPSYYSNNGSQPELQKIRVLVGAPLRRPPKHPIVTDSFMPVFPSIDSDAANLIKENSSGNDEKFLRPDGLSDFCIFCTSDFATVSKEVHVRTRRVRLLGLEGAGKTSLFKAIMGQGRLTTITNFENINLEADIQEGVAGGVCYSDSAGVNLQELHMEVSHFRDELWMGIRDLGRKTDLIILVHNLSHKIPRCSKLNASQQQPVLSLLLDEAKVLGIPWVIAVTNKFSVSAHQQKAAIDAVLQAYQASPNTAEVVNSCPYVMSSAASASLSLTASNGDSYGKTGAQKLSFDPINLVRWPFQKRDTIFAAEGVNSLCQLVHRVLQSHEEASLQETMCMLHFLLFCDIYIDLLDMLWTNSECLVGFDSRNLLEIGFWQSWHENMHWQ
- the LOC7459509 gene encoding uncharacterized protein LOC7459509 isoform X1 → MDSIQNRVEAWIRDQRARILKVSWGPLQWRMRWPPWINGDEREHRKIIQQEYELRKKQLHDLCNAVKAESVADLQDILCCMVLSECVYKRPADEMVRVVNKFKADFGGQIVALERVQQSADHVPHRYLLAEAGDTLFASFIGTKQYKDVMTDANILQGAIFHEDTGEDTVRMDVVESGQCESQKDSGENCLNASQSKPKQLKDQIKPAAHRGFMARAKGIPALELYKLAQKKNRKLVLCGHSLGGAVAALATLAILRVIAASSPSKENERIQVKCITFSQPPVGNAALRDYVHKKGWQHHFKSYCIPEDLVPRILSPAYFHHYNAQPLSKNAEVESSSGITSKHEERTEKPRAQKPKENEGEQLVMGLGPVQTSFWRLAKLVPLEGFRRQYNKYNGKQVDPIEATSAANSARPSIENVAEPQSLEIQEGSDGISLKPLSDSNNGLPNEAMTGKVAEKTNAKSENKRNWNRVPYLPSYVPFGQLFLLGNSSVELLSGTEYSKLTSVRSVIAELRERLQSHSMKSYRFRFQRIYDMCMGDGTSSFLGIEQLPQFPNLQQWLGLAVAGAVELAHIVDLPVIRTATSIVPLGWSGIPDDKNGEPLKVDITGFRLHLCNLVHAQVNGNWCSTTVESFPSAPSYYSNNGSQPELQKIRVLVGAPLRRPPKHPIVTDSFMPVFPSIDSDAANLIKENSSGNDEKFLRPDGLSDFCIFCTSDFATVSKEVHVRTRRVRLLGLEGAGKTSLFKAIMGQGRLTTITNFENINLEADIQEGVAGGVCYSDSAGVNLQELHMEVSHFRDELWMGIRDLGRKTDLIILVHNLSHKIPRCSKLNASQQQPVLSLLLDEAKVLGIPWVIAVTNKFSVSAHQQKAAIDAVLQAYQASPNTAEVVNSCPYVMSSAASASLSLTASNGDSYGKTGAQKLSFDPINLVRWPFQKRDTIFAAEGVNSLCQLVHRVLQSHEEASLQEFARDRLLAELAREHALAIDASRNSKAKASSLTAAAVGASLGAGLGIVLAVVMGAASALRKP